Within the Stenotrophomonas sp. 610A2 genome, the region AGCGTGACCGGATCGACGGGGTCGTCAGCAAGTGCGTTGGCGCAGGCCAACGTCAGGGCAATACAAAGCAGATAACGCATACGTCCCCCGCGCAGCGATGTGGAGGCCAGCGTAGCCGGAGCCGCGGCGAATCGGTAGGGGGCTCCGGTGCAGGCGCTTAGCTGCGCGGTGCCATTGCCAGGATTGCCAGCTGCTGCTGGGCTTCTTCATTGCCAGCTGCGGCAGCGGCCTGCACCTGGGCCAGGTCCGGGTGTTGCACTACCAGCAGCGGGTATTCGCATTCGGGGCAGGCGTATTCGGTCTGCTCGTCGTGCAGCTCCATTTCCATCTGCCGTGAGCTGCCCTTCCATTCGCAGGCAGGGCAGTTGTGCAGCTCTTCGCGCCAGCCGGTCTGGTAGTAGTCGTTTACGGTGATGGTCATGGGCAGGGCCTGGAACAAGAGCGGTAAATGTAGCCCGGGTAAGCGGAAGCGCACCCGGGAGTTCTTCGCGGAAAGCCCCGGGTGCGCTGGCGCTTACCCGGGCTACGGCTCTGTGACTAATGCAGCAGCACCAGCGTGGCCAGGCCGAGGAAGGTGAAGAAGCCCATCGAGTCGGTGACTGCGGTCAGGAAGATGCCGCTGGCCAACGCCGGGTCGAACCCCAGACGTTTCAACGTCAACGGCACCAGCACGCCGGCCGATGCGGCGAACAATAGATTGAAGGTCAGCGCGATCGCGATAACCAGCGACAGTCCCGGCATATGGAACCACGCCAATACGATCAGGCCGAGCACGGTGCCCAGCACCACGCCATTGAGCAAGGCCACGCGCAGCTCTTTCCACAGCAGGGTGCGTGCATTGGAAGCGCCAACCTGGCCCAACGCCAGACCGCGGATCATCAGCGCAAGCACCTGGGTGCCGGCGTTGCCGCCAAGGCCGGCGACGATCGGCATCAGCACCGCCAGCGCCACCAGCTTGTCGATGGTGCCTTCGAAATGGCCAACCACGCTGGAGGCGAGGAAGGCGGTGCACAGGTTCACCGAGAGCCACATCAGGCGGCGGCGCATGGCGCGCCAGACCGGGCTGAACAGATCTTCGTCCTCGTCCAGACCGGCCGCGCCCAAGGCCTGGTGATCGGCCTGGCCACGGATGATGTCGACCACGTCATCGATGGTGATGCGGCCGATCAGGATGTTGTTGTCATCCACCACCGGTGCCGAGACCCAGTCATGATCGGAGAACTGGCGGGCCACTTCGTCGGCGCTTTCGCCCACGTCGATGGCTGGCTGTTCGTCGTCGATCAGGCGGTTGATCGGGGTGGTGTCTTCGTGGGTGACCAGCGAGGCCAGCGACAGCCTGCCCAGGTACTGGTGGCGACGGCTGACCACGAACAGGTGATCGGTGTGGTCCGGCAGTTCGCCGCGCAGGCGCAGGTAGCGCAGCACCACATCGACGTTGACGTCGGCGCGCACGGTGACCACGTCCGGGTTCATCAAGCGGCCGGCGGTATCTTCCGGATAGGACAGCACCTGCTCGAGCCGCTCGCGGTTCTCGCGATCCATCGACTTGAGCACTTCGTCGATGACGGTGTCGGGCAGGTCTTCGACCAGATCGGCAAGATCGTCGATGTCCAGGTCTTCGACCGCGGCGATGATCTCGTCCGCGTCCATGTCCGCCAGCAGGCTTTCGCGCACGTCTTCACCGACATGCACCAGCACCTCACCATCGTCCTCGGCATCGACCAGGCCCCACACCACTTCGCGCTTGCCTGGCGGCAGCGATTCGAGCAGGTTGCCGATTTCGGCCGGCGACAAGGTGTTGACCAGGCGCCGCACCGGGCCAAGACGGCCGCTGTCCAACGCATCGGAAAGCAGGCGCAGCTGGCGTGCGGTCTTGTCGTGGCGTACGGCTTCGGCCATGCGCAGCTCCCGGTGTGGTGATGGCCGCAGTCCGTGGCGACCTGGCGCCAACGGCGGTGTTTAGCCCGCCATTATCACGTGCGACGCGCGCGCTTGCATACAACCGGTATTGCCGGAATCAGTTTCCGGCGGACCCGGTGATCCAGCGTTCAATGCCGCGGCGGTCGCGTGCAGCCAACAACTGCGGGGCCTGCAGGCGCAGCTCGGCCAGGTTCACCTCACGGATGGCACGTCGTACCTCCAGCAAGGTGGCCGGGTGCAGGCTGAACTCGGTCAGCCCCAAGGCTAGCAGCAGGGCTGTCATGCGCGCGTCACCTGCCATTTCACCGCAGACCGCCACTGGCGTGTCATGCCGCTGGGCGGTATCGATCACCTGGTACAGCAGTCGCAGTACCGCCGGATGCAGGGGTGAGTACAGCTCGGCCACGGCGTCGTTGTTGCGGTCGGCAGCGAGCAGGTACTGGACCAGATCGTTGGTGCCGATCGACAGGAAGTCGACCTGGTCGATGAAGGTCTCCAGTGCGATCGCCGCCGCCGGCACCTCGATCATCGCCCCGACCGGGATGTTCTCCGCGACTTCATGGCCATCATTGCGCAGGATCGCGGCCAGCCGCGACAACCGCCGGCGCACCGCCATGATTTCCTCGCGGGTGGTCAGCATCGGCACCAGGATGCGCAGCGGGCCGTAGCCGGAGGCACGCAGGATCGCCCGCAGCTGGGTGTCGGAGACTTTGGGGCGGGCCAGTGACAGGCGTACGCCACGCAGGCCCAGGGCAGGGTTTTCTTCGCTGCTGAGTACCAGACCGGTGCGGTCGGCCTTGTCGGCACCCAGGTCCAGGGTGCGGATGGTGACCGGACGGCCGCTCATGCCCAGCACGGTGTCGCGGTAAACGCGGAACTGTTCTTCTTCGTCAGGCAGCTGGTTGCGCTGCATGAACAGGAATTCGGTGCGGTACAGGCCGAGGCCACGGGCACCCAGCGCATGCGCCTGGGCCACGTCATCATGCGACTCGGCATTGGCCAGCAGGGTGATCTCCGCGCCATCGAGGGTGCGGGTGGGCTTTGCCCGCAAACGGCCGAGCTCGCGTTGCTCGCGGGCCAGTTCGCGTTGGCGCAGGCGGTATTGGCGCAGGTCGTCCGGGGCCGGATCGACCACGATCTCGCCGCTGACGCCGTCCAGGATCAATACATCGCCGTCGCTGACTTTCTGCAGCACCGAGGTTGCAGCCACCACCAGCGGCATATGCAGGCTGCGCGCAAGGATGGCG harbors:
- the ptsP gene encoding phosphoenolpyruvate--protein phosphotransferase; this encodes MTRLSGLPASRGSALGRARVRLPHVQDIGEKRVAAAAVEHELERLHRATDAARQEMRELRTRLQGALPAEVGEFLDLHAMLLDDPELLTALDELVRSKRYSASHALRIQRDRLAKVFEGMEDAYLKSRMDDLDHVIGRIQSFLHKRTTTMKGLAGEILVCENVAPSELAQLQAQGVVGIVSSAGSVLSHSAILARSLHMPLVVAATSVLQKVSDGDVLILDGVSGEIVVDPAPDDLRQYRLRQRELAREQRELGRLRAKPTRTLDGAEITLLANAESHDDVAQAHALGARGLGLYRTEFLFMQRNQLPDEEEQFRVYRDTVLGMSGRPVTIRTLDLGADKADRTGLVLSSEENPALGLRGVRLSLARPKVSDTQLRAILRASGYGPLRILVPMLTTREEIMAVRRRLSRLAAILRNDGHEVAENIPVGAMIEVPAAAIALETFIDQVDFLSIGTNDLVQYLLAADRNNDAVAELYSPLHPAVLRLLYQVIDTAQRHDTPVAVCGEMAGDARMTALLLALGLTEFSLHPATLLEVRRAIREVNLAELRLQAPQLLAARDRRGIERWITGSAGN
- the mgtE gene encoding magnesium transporter produces the protein MAEAVRHDKTARQLRLLSDALDSGRLGPVRRLVNTLSPAEIGNLLESLPPGKREVVWGLVDAEDDGEVLVHVGEDVRESLLADMDADEIIAAVEDLDIDDLADLVEDLPDTVIDEVLKSMDRENRERLEQVLSYPEDTAGRLMNPDVVTVRADVNVDVVLRYLRLRGELPDHTDHLFVVSRRHQYLGRLSLASLVTHEDTTPINRLIDDEQPAIDVGESADEVARQFSDHDWVSAPVVDDNNILIGRITIDDVVDIIRGQADHQALGAAGLDEDEDLFSPVWRAMRRRLMWLSVNLCTAFLASSVVGHFEGTIDKLVALAVLMPIVAGLGGNAGTQVLALMIRGLALGQVGASNARTLLWKELRVALLNGVVLGTVLGLIVLAWFHMPGLSLVIAIALTFNLLFAASAGVLVPLTLKRLGFDPALASGIFLTAVTDSMGFFTFLGLATLVLLH